One Setaria viridis chromosome 3, Setaria_viridis_v4.0, whole genome shotgun sequence DNA window includes the following coding sequences:
- the LOC117850710 gene encoding transcription factor JUNGBRUNNEN 1, translating into MKPAMEEEKPLLERIKKTGGGAEEVENEEDDLVFPGFRFHPTDQELVGFYLARKVEKKGFSIDIIKEIDIYKHDPWDLPNEARHGVVQGASGDKDRYFFCLRGRKYRNSIRPNRVTSSGFWKATGIDKPIHGGGGECLGLKKSLVYYRGSAGRGTKTDWMMHEFRLPSTAASAAAAAAELQDAVSANNSQINPVTLKHNNSDKLKHYLILFVHL; encoded by the exons ATGAAGCCagccatggaggaggagaagccaTTGTTGGAAAGGATCAAGAAGACAGGCGGCGGAGCCGAAGAAGTCGAAAACGAAGAGGATGACTTGGTGTTCCCGGGGTTCCGGTTCCACCCGACGGACCAGGAGCTCGTGGGCTTCTACCTCGCGAGGAAGGTGGAGAAGAAGGGGTTCAGTATTGACATCATCAAGGAGATCGACATCTACAAGCATGACCCCTGGGATCTTCCAA ATGAAGCTCGGCATGGGGTGGTGCAGGGTGCATCAGGAGACAAAGACAGGTACTTCTTCTGCCTGCGTGGACGCAAGTACAGGAACAGTATCCGGCCCAACCGCGTCACCAGCTCCGGCTTCTGGAAGGCCACCGGCATCGACAAGCCcatccacggcggcggcggcgagtgcctCGGGCTCAAGAAGTCCCTCGTCTACTACCGCGGCAGCGCCGGCAGGGGCACCAAGACCGACTGGATGATGCACGAGTTCCGCCTCccctcgacggcggcgtcggcggcggcggcggcggccgagctccAAGATGCAGTCAGTGCTAATAATTCACAGATCAACCCTGTAACTCTCAAACACAATAATTCAGATAAACTGAAAcactatttaattctttttgttcATCTCTAA